In Sandaracinus amylolyticus, the following proteins share a genomic window:
- a CDS encoding transposase, with product MCRLTRLTIAVPRDREGSFEPKVVPKHQRRLEAPHDVPRSSP from the coding sequence GTGTGCCGACTGACGCGCCTCACCATCGCGGTCCCGCGCGACCGCGAAGGGAGCTTCGAGCCGAAGGTCGTCCCGAAGCATCAGCGGCGCCTTGAGGCGCCGCACGACGTTCCGCGATCGTCACCGTAG
- a CDS encoding FG-GAP repeat domain-containing protein, whose protein sequence is MWNDAPLNSPVTPAIGDLDGDGRPEIVAAASAGGLIAFRVASDGTITRLWSTRLSDGSPDRWGMTECQWGGISLYDLDDDAFRKCSSKVRSGDRTACA, encoded by the coding sequence GTGTGGAACGACGCGCCTCTGAACTCGCCGGTCACTCCGGCGATCGGCGACCTCGATGGCGATGGCCGGCCTGAGATCGTCGCCGCGGCGTCGGCAGGTGGGCTCATCGCATTCAGAGTGGCGAGCGATGGAACGATCACGCGCCTCTGGAGCACGCGGCTGAGCGACGGCTCGCCCGATCGGTGGGGCATGACGGAGTGTCAGTGGGGCGGCATCTCGCTCTACGACCTCGACGATGACGCCTTCCGGAAGTGCTCTTCGAAGGTGCGGTCTGGGGACCGGACGGCGTGCGCCTGA
- a CDS encoding VCBS repeat-containing protein, with protein sequence MACARSESRSVGATRYSASLKSSPDNDSGRILHRTCRANRTGSSVFDFNADGRAEVVYGDECFVRVYDGRNGEAVFSQGHFSYTWLEYITIADPDGDGSAEMIVGSSDQCRTDGYCPAIDPIHAGVACETNEDCVSGSCDQGYCRCTNDAECPATYSCAGALEGTPGTGDVCRAQHAGCHAGIRVFRDNRDRWASSRTIWNQHAYHVTNVEDDGTIVGSIERGDRESVRRGVDALEVLMTPEVI encoded by the coding sequence ATGGCGTGCGCGAGATCGGAGTCGCGTTCGGTCGGAGCTACGAGGTATTCGGCCTCGCTGAAGTCGAGTCCGGACAACGACTCTGGTCGCATCCTTCACAGGACATGTCGAGCAAACCGAACCGGATCGTCGGTGTTCGACTTCAACGCGGACGGGCGCGCAGAAGTCGTATACGGAGACGAGTGCTTCGTGCGCGTCTACGATGGTCGCAACGGCGAGGCCGTGTTCTCGCAGGGGCACTTCTCATACACGTGGCTCGAGTACATCACGATCGCGGACCCGGACGGCGACGGCTCGGCGGAGATGATCGTGGGCTCGAGCGACCAGTGCCGGACCGATGGCTACTGCCCCGCAATCGATCCGATCCACGCGGGCGTGGCGTGCGAGACGAACGAAGACTGCGTGTCCGGGTCGTGCGACCAAGGCTACTGCCGTTGCACAAACGACGCAGAGTGTCCGGCGACGTACTCGTGCGCCGGAGCACTCGAGGGCACGCCCGGCACCGGTGACGTCTGCCGCGCGCAGCATGCGGGCTGCCACGCCGGGATTCGCGTGTTCCGCGACAACCGGGATCGCTGGGCGTCGTCGCGCACGATTTGGAACCAGCACGCTTATCACGTCACGAACGTCGAAGACGACGGCACGATCGTCGGATCGATCGAGCGCGGCGATCGAGAGAGCGTTCGGCGTGGGGTCGATGCCCTCGAGGTGCTCATGACGCCCGAGGTGATCTGA
- the sbnA gene encoding 2,3-diaminopropionate biosynthesis protein SbnA yields the protein MSHARSELRQTDVREIARAAVSPPVKQGILSAIGNTPLVYLSRVSDDLGLRVHAKLELLNPGGSLKDRPALNLIRTALDEGLIDRNTTIIESSSGNLAIGLAQVCRYHGMRFVCVVDTKSTRSNLALLRAYGAEVEVVTDPDPETSELLPARLRRVRELLAELPNSYWPNQYRARANPASHRQTMREIEEQLDGDLDYLVCAAGTLGLLRGAYEHVQERGLRTTIVAVDARGSVTFGKPRHKRVIPGHGSALRSDHYRPDIADVVLHVDDAACVRGCRYLLDREAILAGGSSGAVMSALLQTFDRFRSASNVVVVLCDRGERYVDTIYDDVWAAELLGEPTSRSAR from the coding sequence TTGAGCCACGCTCGTTCGGAGCTGCGGCAGACGGACGTCCGCGAGATCGCTCGCGCGGCGGTCAGCCCGCCCGTGAAGCAGGGAATACTCAGCGCGATCGGCAATACGCCGCTCGTGTACCTATCGCGTGTGTCCGACGATCTCGGACTGCGCGTGCACGCGAAGCTCGAGCTGCTGAATCCGGGTGGCAGTCTGAAGGACCGCCCAGCGCTGAACCTGATTCGCACAGCGCTCGACGAAGGCCTGATCGATCGCAACACGACGATCATCGAGTCGTCGTCGGGAAATCTCGCGATCGGGCTCGCGCAGGTCTGTCGCTATCACGGAATGCGATTCGTTTGCGTCGTCGACACGAAATCGACGCGCAGCAATCTTGCGCTCCTGCGTGCATATGGTGCGGAGGTCGAGGTCGTCACCGATCCCGATCCCGAGACCAGCGAGCTCCTGCCCGCGCGCCTCCGCCGCGTCCGCGAGCTCCTCGCGGAGCTCCCGAACTCGTATTGGCCCAATCAGTACCGCGCGCGGGCGAACCCGGCCTCGCATCGCCAGACGATGCGGGAGATCGAAGAGCAGCTCGACGGCGATCTCGACTATCTCGTCTGCGCCGCGGGCACGCTCGGGCTCCTGCGCGGTGCGTACGAGCACGTGCAGGAGCGCGGCCTGCGGACGACGATCGTCGCGGTCGACGCGCGGGGCAGCGTCACGTTCGGCAAGCCTCGACACAAGCGCGTGATCCCGGGTCACGGGTCGGCGCTCCGCTCCGATCATTACCGTCCCGACATCGCCGACGTCGTTCTGCACGTCGACGACGCGGCGTGCGTGCGGGGCTGTCGATACCTGCTCGACCGCGAGGCGATCCTCGCGGGCGGCTCGTCGGGTGCCGTGATGTCGGCGCTGCTCCAGACGTTCGATCGGTTCCGGAGCGCTTCGAACGTCGTCGTGGTGCTTTGCGACCGCGGCGAGCGATACGTCGACACCATCTACGACGACGTGTGGGCGGCCGAGCTTCTTGGCGAGCCGACATCGAGGAGCGCGCGATGA
- the fabD gene encoding ACP S-malonyltransferase: MKAVVFAGQGSQRRGMGAALFEELPYLTARAEEVLGWSVRELCVSGSDHDLARTEYTQPALYVVQALAWLSRLERGSELPRFAAGHSLGEYAALFAAGVFDFETGLALVKRRGELMGRAAGGAMAAVVGLPVEEVERVLASSHELGIEIANLNSPRQVVLAGTPDALERARAPFEHAGAQWVRLAVGAAFHSSHMESAAREFAAALHAITMRPPRFPVLSNLTARPHEHDPRPALAAQIRATVRWTECVEHLVAQGVTEFEELGEGKVLTGLLRQIRRGQPS, encoded by the coding sequence ATGAAGGCCGTCGTCTTCGCCGGGCAAGGCTCGCAACGACGCGGCATGGGCGCGGCGCTCTTCGAAGAGCTGCCGTACCTCACCGCGCGCGCGGAAGAGGTGCTCGGGTGGTCGGTCCGCGAGCTCTGCGTCTCGGGATCGGACCACGATCTCGCGCGCACCGAGTACACGCAGCCGGCGCTCTATGTCGTGCAGGCCCTCGCGTGGCTCTCGCGGCTCGAGCGCGGCAGCGAGCTGCCGAGATTCGCCGCCGGACACAGCCTCGGCGAGTACGCCGCGCTGTTCGCCGCGGGCGTGTTCGACTTCGAGACGGGGCTCGCGCTCGTGAAGCGTCGCGGCGAGCTGATGGGGCGCGCCGCGGGCGGTGCGATGGCGGCGGTGGTCGGGCTCCCCGTCGAAGAGGTCGAGCGTGTGCTCGCGTCGTCGCACGAGCTCGGCATCGAGATCGCGAACCTGAACTCGCCGCGCCAGGTTGTGTTGGCGGGTACGCCGGACGCGCTCGAGCGCGCCCGTGCGCCGTTCGAGCACGCGGGCGCGCAGTGGGTCCGGCTCGCGGTCGGCGCGGCCTTCCACTCGTCGCACATGGAGAGCGCAGCGCGGGAGTTCGCAGCGGCGCTCCACGCGATCACGATGAGACCGCCGCGCTTCCCCGTGCTCTCGAACCTGACCGCGCGCCCCCACGAGCACGATCCGCGGCCCGCGCTTGCGGCACAGATCCGCGCGACCGTTCGCTGGACCGAGTGCGTGGAGCACCTGGTCGCGCAGGGCGTCACCGAGTTCGAAGAGCTCGGCGAGGGCAAGGTTCTCACCGGCCTGCTCCGACAGATTCGGCGGGGACAGCCGTCGTGA
- a CDS encoding polyketide synthase, which translates to MSVIERAKIRDGVAVVTMNDARRRNAFTPELLAGLRAAFAGVAGDEDVRAVVLRGDASWFSSGATREELHALADGRADFRDLGIARLLVDCPVPTIAAIEGHAFGGGLVLGLSADVVVLADEAMCAASFMRVGFTPGMGATRILPERLGTALAQEMLLTGRAYRGAELRSRGAGISIVARADVSARASTIAAELADKPRASLVTLKRHLSRSLRGSLSGIYEHELEMHRATFALPEVRARIAEVPDV; encoded by the coding sequence GTGAGCGTGATCGAGCGAGCGAAGATCCGCGACGGGGTCGCCGTCGTCACGATGAACGACGCCCGGCGCCGCAATGCGTTCACGCCGGAGCTGCTCGCCGGGCTGCGCGCTGCGTTCGCGGGGGTTGCGGGCGACGAGGACGTGCGCGCGGTCGTGCTGCGTGGCGATGCGAGCTGGTTCAGCAGCGGCGCCACGCGCGAGGAGCTCCACGCGCTGGCAGACGGGCGCGCCGACTTCCGTGATCTCGGCATCGCGCGGCTGCTCGTTGACTGCCCGGTGCCGACGATCGCGGCGATCGAAGGTCACGCCTTCGGGGGCGGCCTCGTGCTCGGGCTCTCGGCGGACGTCGTGGTGCTCGCTGACGAGGCGATGTGCGCGGCGAGCTTCATGCGGGTCGGCTTCACGCCGGGCATGGGTGCCACGCGCATCCTGCCGGAGCGCCTCGGCACCGCGCTCGCCCAAGAGATGCTCCTCACCGGCCGCGCGTACCGCGGTGCGGAGTTGCGCTCTCGTGGCGCGGGGATCTCGATCGTGGCGCGCGCCGACGTGAGCGCGCGCGCGTCCACGATCGCGGCGGAGCTCGCGGACAAACCGAGAGCGTCGCTGGTTACGCTCAAGCGCCACCTGTCTCGAAGCCTCCGTGGGTCGCTGTCGGGCATCTACGAGCACGAACTCGAGATGCACCGCGCGACGTTCGCGCTTCCCGAGGTGCGCGCGCGGATCGCCGAGGTGCCCGATGTCTGA